gtgaatttggtcctttataagtgtaaatttgtcctttacgagtaaaacatTAGTCCAACTACCAAAAAACGCCACCGTCAACTTTGtcttttacgagtaaaactttagtccgactaccaaaaaacaccaccaccgtcgtcctccaccaccaactcatatccacaaaaatatatgagtgcaaatctatataaatttaacgagtgtaaatgtacagatatacgagtgtaaatgtaaaaaatatgagtgtaaatgtaaagaaatacgagtgtaaatgtaaagaaataagggtgtgaatctgaaaaatgcgtgtaaatgtaaagaaatatgagtgtaaatgtaaagaaatgtgagtgtagaTGTAAacaaatataagtgtaaatgtaaagaaatgtgagtgtaaatgtaaagaaatgtgaatgtaaatgtaaacaaatacaagtgtaaatgtaaagaaatgtgagtgtaaatgtaaagaaatgtgagtgtaaatgtaaacaaatacaagtgtaaatgtaaagaaatgtaagtgtaaatgtaaacaaatacaagtgtaaatgtaaagaaatgtgagtgtaaatgtaaagaaatgcgagtggaaatttaaagaaatacgagtgtattTTTTTAAAACCAGATCTGAAACAAAACAATATaataacaagacgagatttgaaatacaaaatttgaaatttataaCAATACGATATTTACTTCTTTAGAAATCtgacacacacaaaaaaaaaaaaaaaaaaaaaggtgaaaagCACAAATCGTGAAAACAGTGaaaagcaaagcaaagcaaacaaAAAGCAAAGAACCGTGAAAAGTGTGAAAACCAAAGCAAACACAAAGCATAGAACATTGAACCATGAAAAGCAAAGCaaacaaaaaaattataaaacaaaacAGAAATTCCACAGATCTAAAACCGTGAAAAGCAAagcaaacaaaaaaaataataaaacaaagcaaacaaaacaaaaacaagtcGGGTTATCGGAGTGGTGGTTGTTGTCGGGTTGTCGGGGTTGCAGATCTGGGGTAGTTGTCGAGAATGGCGGGTCGGCTGGGATGTtgaaggtggtggtggtggtagtgaaGGTGTCGATGGTGGTGTTTTTGGGTGGTGAGAATGTGTCGGCTGGGATGTTGAAGGTGTCGAGAATGTGTGGTGTTTTggggtggtttgtggtggtgggAAGGGTAGTTGGGTGGTCTTGATGTTGTTGTCGGTGGTGGCGGGTAGTCGGTGGTGGTGAGGATGAGAGGAGGGTGGTGGGTGAGGATGAGAGGAGGGTGGTGGGTGCGGTTGGTGGTGCGGTTGGTGGCGGTGGAGGTGGACGTGGGGTCGGGTAGGTGAGGAAGAGgggggaattttttttttgaattatttgatttttgaattttgttggatttttgagaggatttgagatttttttggtttttagagagatgagggggaggataattgtgagatgagagagaagtgggtggaaaaagaagggttttatagtgaaattagggtttgattagtgaagatagtgagggaaagtgattaattaggattgatcccctaattttagcactaatccctcccttttcccttccaatctcaacccctcatctcatcttttcaatggccctaaagaggacttagggactcaatgaagaagggtggactcacttgatccttcctctctctctctctctctatatatatatatatatatggcccTTTTCATTTCCCGTCATGGATATTAGCAAatataaattaaacaaataaaatattaatcaatttaattaaaattttaaacCAGTGTGTATAAAACAAAACCTTatgcaaaaaaaaagaaattacaACGAAATTTAGatataatttaaaataaaaaattttaacaaaaaaaattaaattttaaacaaaaattaaatataagacaaaagaaaaggtattatatgaaaaaatattaattgaaaaaaaaatattaaaaaaaattaacgcAAATAATGTATTTCCGTAAATACATAAACATACATGATACATATAAGGAATAATCATACCGTATAAAGAAATTAATACAGTACGTATAATAAATCGTAGCGTATACAGGAGTGTGTACGTATATTAAAGGTATACATAAATATACGAAATATTAAAGGTATACATAaatactaaaaataataaaaggtattagtaataaataagagttaaataaaaattaggagagaagtttttttaattaataaaatatatgtgATTACCGAGATACAATTAATATGAGAGTAATTAATGAAGGAATCAAGCTAATTAATGGATAAATTTAGATTCTTCAAAATGGACAAGTGGAGCATTTTTATTGGTGGTGTATGAGGGCCTCATACACCTGGTGTAACTCTACCATCTTCCCAGATTACATACCTACCCTCTCTCTACCACATATATAAACCAATTAAAATCTGCAAAAAACAACACAGTTGAGGTGTAAACTTTTGGAACTACCCTCTTTATCATATTCAAATAAACTCACTACTACTATATACAAACATTTAATATTCATCAATTTGCAGAATTACAGTATAATTTCTGCAGGGAAACTTTAGATTCAGTAATTTTTAATAGTTATTTCTTAATTACATCAatcaaagaagaaaaagaggaaCATTACATGATCTGGGTACCCCATAAATCTCAATAAAGTTGAATTCTTTGATTGATATAACACATAATTTAGCAAAACAATCATGCCTTCTGGTGCTAAGAAGAGAAAAGCTGCCAGAAAAAAGTTGGAAAAAGAGGCCCATACTACTATAAACAATGGGTCTCATAGTTCTCAAGGTTTAATCTTTATATACCTTTCACATGGGCTCTTATCTGTCTTTCAATTATTGATCTTTTATCTGTTTTTGTGTATAAATTGGTTATCTAGTTGGAATTTGGTACTTGGGTGTGTGTTTGTTTATGTTTTTGGTACTTTTTTGGTGCTTTTTTGGTGGAATTTTGCTTATTTTGGGTGTTTCAATTATTGATCTTTGCTTTTTGTGTGTATAAATTGGTAATCTAGTTGGAAATTGGGTATTTGGGTCCTTGGGTgtgtgtttgtttgtctatttggTGCTTTGTTTGGTGGAATTTTGCTAATTTATGTTGTATATTGGTACatgcattttgaggtgtgcgatcACTCAGTGACGGTTATAAAGGAATATTCATGTCAGCCGACTCCAAATCATTTtgagattaaggctctgatgttattgttgttgtagaTTGTGTATTCATATGATCAGGGTTTAAGAgtggggttttaattgggttttgATTGGGTTTTTTGGTTGATTGTGTGAATTGGGTTGGTGGGTATTAGTTAAAAttgtttgatttttgatttggttgattgattgatttgatatTGATATTTTATTTGATTGATTTTTGTGAAATGGATGAAATTATGGTAGGGAGTGATGATCCAAGGTCTCATAGTGAGAGGGATAGAGATGTTGTTGATGTCGAAAGAGAGGGGAAGTTCGAGGGAAGTGAGGTGAATGATCAGGGTGAGGGAAATATTGCAGGAGAAGTGAAGCAACAAAAGGAGAATTTTGATGATGATGTTCGTGCTGATGACAATTCTAGGAAGTTTACTAGCGTGGCTAGTAAAATCTCTAGCAGTAGCAGCAGTACCAGTTCTAGTTCGGATGATGACGAGGTGACAGTCGAGAAGGAGGAGCCTGAAGAAGCGGTGACGCCTGATGATTCTGTGCTCGCGTCCATGGAAAACTTGGTGGATGATTATGTTGAGGAGAGTATCCCTGTGGAAGAGTCGGTTAAGGAAGTGGTTTCTTTGCCAGAAGAGTCCTCTATTGTTAGTGAGAGTGTACCAGTTGACCAATCATTGACTTCTGATGTGATTGAGTCGGGGCAGAAGGAATTTGTGGATGAAGTCTTACGGCCATCTGATGAGAAATCTGAGGTTGTTTCAGCAGTTGTCGATTTGGTTCAGGCGAAAGTCGAGGAAAAAGTAAGTCCAGCTGGGGATGGAGGCTCTGAGAATACATCTGAATCTGTAGGTGTCTTGGTTAGAGATACTGAAGGGTCGTTGCCTCAGTCTTCTGGTGTTAAGGCTGTAGACAATGGCAAAATGCCAGAGACGCATAAGTACGCAGAAGAGGAGGTATATCTGAGATGTTTCCTCTCGTTTTTTAATCACAAAAACTTGCATGAGCCGTACTTATATGGGAAACCAACCCATTAAATCCTATAATGAAAAGAAAATTGCACGAGGAATTTGGTTGGTCTCACATATGAGACAATCTTATACAAGACTTACTCTTTTCTTCGTCATGGAACAATTTTTGTATTCATTTTCTGTTTACTGATATGTGTTTTCATCCTTTAACTTGCAGCCGTTGTTATCTGCTGCTCCATTGCCGGTGCAACGAACATCCGTGTTCAGTTGCTGTGGACTATTGGAGGTTTTCTCTGGTGGATCACGGTAGATAAACTTAAGGTGAGTGTTTGACTTGTAAGACTGTCGGAACTCTTGGCTATTTCTCTGAACTAGTTATCTGGCATGTATGTGATCTTTGATTGTTATGATGTTGTTCTTCGGAGCTGTACTGCTGCTACTAATGTTCTTGTTTGGTAACCTTCCGTTAATTTCAGTTGGAATTTTCTTATGCTCATCTGTTGCCTCGTCACTTTTGTGTTTGAGAAACTTTGTATATTATAAACGAGGTTTTACGTATCAAGGTCTGATAGTTTCCTGTCAGTTAGTTTTCTTGTTGTTGAGTCGTAATCATGGTTTTAAATCTCGGTTTTAGTCGTAGTCGCGGTATAACCGCTCCTTAATCGGCCGTCGCGGACTGATCGCGGTGATATCTCGTATTGGTAGAGTGAAAATCCGATACAACTCGGCCGAGATTTTGAACCTTGGTCGCAATTGCGTGCCTTCATATATGTCAAGTGTGTTTTGGGTTTTAGTACTGGTCTGGATAAAATCTCTACAGAGGAGAATCGGAAGTTAGAGAACTTAATCGGAAAACGTCTAGACAGACGCAGTCAAAAGCTTACTGTTATATAGCTTCATGCCCTATCATACTGATATCGTCTGCATTTCTGTGTTGCAGAAGCAATGCTTCTGGCAGTGTCAGTGAAATGTCACACTTGAAGCGGCTTCGGAAACTAGAAGACAGTCTCGTGGGGATTATTGTATACAGCTGGTAAGGACATACTCCGTATCAAGCAATCCCAGAAAGAACAATCTGCAAGTGAGCATACTACATGAACTGCTTTTATCCTGCACTTGCATAGCGGTTTTTGTTGATAGTTTGTCTGGTCGATTTTTCGTGGGTTTGCCCAGTTTCGTGTTTTTCTTTGTTCATCGTGTGCTAAGAACTGAATTTCATTTATTGGTCGTGTACTTTATCTGTATCGTTTTGAGGACGAGTTACAATACATAGACCAAACTACTTTTTGAAGATTCTCTCTTATTCCCGGTTTTGTTACAAGCACGGTATCTTCTCCAAAACAAATTTCATGATCTTTTCACAATCTCTCGCAAAATTCCCGTTTTCAGTGGATTCGGAAAATGTTGAACTCGCTAATACCGTGGACTGTATGAAGTCAC
This sequence is a window from Silene latifolia isolate original U9 population chromosome 8, ASM4854445v1, whole genome shotgun sequence. Protein-coding genes within it:
- the LOC141596209 gene encoding uncharacterized protein LOC141596209 translates to MPSGAKKRKAARKKLEKEAHTTINNGSHSSQGSDDPRSHSERDRDVVDVEREGKFEGSEVNDQGEGNIAGEVKQQKENFDDDVRADDNSRKFTSVASKISSSSSSTSSSSDDDEVTVEKEEPEEAVTPDDSVLASMENLVDDYVEESIPVEESVKEVVSLPEESSIVSESVPVDQSLTSDVIESGQKEFVDEVLRPSDEKSEVVSAVVDLVQAKVEEKVSPAGDGGSENTSESVGVLVRDTEGSLPQSSGVKAVDNGKMPETHKYAEEEPLLSAAPLPVQRTSVFSCCGLLEVFSGGSR